In a genomic window of Brockia lithotrophica:
- the fliG gene encoding flagellar motor switch protein FliG, which translates to MPRSTKELTGKEKAAVLLIGLGPEVSAKVLRHLTDEEIEELTLEIAATRHVPSELRNQIIKEFHELVLAQTYIAEGGISYAREVLEKALGRDKAVDILKRLTSMLQVRPFDFLKQTDSMQLLHYLQEEHPQTIALVLSYLEPKQAAEILASLPPERQGDIAFRMATMRGASPEAIYEVERILEQKLASTGIADITQVGGVDAVVQILNLVDRSTERAILEQLETTDPELAEEIKKRMFVFEDIVLLDNRSIQKVIREVPQEDLVLALKGASEEVRQLLFRNMSQRMAESIREEMEYMGPVRLRDVEEAQGRIVGVIRRLEELGEIYVRRGGEDELIE; encoded by the coding sequence ATGCCCCGCTCGACTAAGGAACTCACGGGCAAGGAAAAGGCGGCGGTGCTCCTCATAGGCCTCGGGCCGGAGGTTTCGGCCAAGGTCCTTCGGCACCTCACGGACGAGGAGATCGAGGAGCTCACCCTCGAAATCGCCGCCACGCGGCACGTCCCCTCCGAACTCCGCAACCAGATCATCAAGGAATTTCACGAACTCGTCCTCGCCCAGACCTACATCGCGGAAGGCGGAATCTCCTATGCCCGCGAGGTGCTGGAAAAGGCGCTCGGTCGCGACAAGGCCGTGGATATCCTAAAGCGGCTCACCTCCATGCTCCAGGTGCGCCCCTTCGACTTCCTCAAACAGACGGATTCCATGCAGCTTCTCCACTACCTCCAGGAAGAACATCCCCAGACGATCGCTCTCGTCCTCTCGTATTTGGAGCCAAAGCAGGCGGCGGAAATCCTCGCCTCGCTTCCGCCCGAACGCCAAGGGGACATCGCCTTTCGCATGGCGACGATGCGCGGGGCGAGTCCGGAGGCGATCTACGAGGTGGAGCGGATCCTCGAGCAAAAGCTCGCCTCTACGGGAATCGCGGACATCACGCAGGTGGGCGGCGTGGACGCAGTCGTGCAGATCTTGAACCTCGTCGACCGCTCCACGGAGCGCGCGATCCTCGAGCAGTTGGAAACGACGGACCCCGAACTCGCGGAGGAAATCAAGAAGCGGATGTTCGTCTTCGAGGACATCGTGCTCTTGGACAACCGCTCGATCCAAAAGGTGATCCGTGAAGTGCCGCAGGAAGACCTCGTCCTCGCCCTCAAGGGGGCGAGCGAAGAGGTGCGCCAGCTCCTCTTTCGAAACATGTCGCAGCGCATGGCGGAGAGCATCCGCGAGGAGATGGAGTACATGGGCCCCGTGCGCCTCCGCGACGTAGAAGAGGCACAAGGCCGCATCGTCGGCGTGATCCGCCGGCTCGAGGAACTCGGCGAGATCTACGTGCGGCGCGGAGGGGAGGATGAGCTCATTGAGTGA